In one window of Drosophila innubila isolate TH190305 chromosome 2L unlocalized genomic scaffold, UK_Dinn_1.0 4_B_2L, whole genome shotgun sequence DNA:
- the LOC117780484 gene encoding uncharacterized protein LOC117780484, producing the protein MDSITDQIPESLTADLRREVRRKKILESAKTRLEKLNGRAQAHDSNTPEVLEYSDPEVEPNIHVGSKVYQEDAFTPSFFAAVNNNSTCHQTPNILIRSRSYIFIAAVVGYILSQYAINCLFVPVGLCILVELFYYKGQNNINNNIVNVIVPMALLFTGASLGSKIKQVNSLLSISQSLLINLAVTIFCICLSSILFQYISLNHIVDIK; encoded by the exons atggacTCAATTACGGATCAGATTCCTGAATCTTTGACAGCTGATTTAAGAAGGGAGGTCCGCCGTAAGAAAATATTGGAATCCGCTAAAACACGACTGGAAAAACTTAATGGTAGAGCCCAAGCACATG attCAAATACACCGGAAGTCCTGGAATATTCTGATCCCGAAGTAGAGCCTAACATTCATGTCGGTAGTAAAGTTTATCAAGAAGATGCGTTTACTCCTTCGTTTTTTGCTGCAGTCAACAATAATTCCACATGTCACCAAACaccaaatatattaataagaaGCAggtcttatatatttatagcagCAGTTGTAGGATATATTCTATCCCAGTATGCAATTAATTGCCTTTTTGTTCCAGTTGGCTTATGTATCCTAGTCGAGTTATTTTACTATAAAGggcaaaataatattaataataatattgttaacGTAATCGTGCCAATGGCACTTTTATTCACTGGCGCATCGCTTGGAAGTAAAATCAAACAGGTCAATAGTCTTCTATCGATATCACAATctctattaataaatttagcaGTAACCATATTTTGTATATGCTTAAgtagtattttatttcaatatattagCTTAAATCATATTgttgatattaaataa
- the LOC117794463 gene encoding REPTOR-binding partner isoform X1, with the protein MDCDSIQMAISDENNMTERKEGGRRGRKPGRKTSSEKVDIKAKLERSRQSARECRARKKLRYQYLEELVTDREKAVIALRTELERLIQWDRSLTENTSPNDVDQLLKEIGILKQEQHT; encoded by the exons ATGGATTGTGATAGCATTCAAATGGCTATATCGGACGAAAACAACATGACT gAACGCAAAGAAGGTGGAAGGAGGGGCCGGAAGCCTGGCAGAAAAACATCTTCTGAGAAGGTTGATATAAAAGCAAAGCTTG AACGGAGCAGGCAAAGCGCCAGGGAATGTCGGGCAAGGAAGAAACTTCGATATCAGTATCTTGAAGAGCTTGTGACAGATCGTGAAAAGGCAGTTATTGCATTGCGTACTGAGCTGGAGCGA CTAATACAATGGGATAGAAGTTTGACAGAAAATACCAGTCCAAATGATGTTGATCAGCTGCTGAAAGAAATTGGAATCCTTAAACAGGAACAGCACACTTAA
- the LOC117794463 gene encoding REPTOR-binding partner isoform X2 — protein MDCDSIQMAISDENNMTERKEGGRRGRKPGRKTSSEKVDIKAKLERSRQSARECRARKKLRYQYLEELVTDREKAVIALRTELERVANTMG, from the exons ATGGATTGTGATAGCATTCAAATGGCTATATCGGACGAAAACAACATGACT gAACGCAAAGAAGGTGGAAGGAGGGGCCGGAAGCCTGGCAGAAAAACATCTTCTGAGAAGGTTGATATAAAAGCAAAGCTTG AACGGAGCAGGCAAAGCGCCAGGGAATGTCGGGCAAGGAAGAAACTTCGATATCAGTATCTTGAAGAGCTTGTGACAGATCGTGAAAAGGCAGTTATTGCATTGCGTACTGAGCTGGAGCGAGTTg CTAATACAATGGGATAG
- the LOC117794461 gene encoding ubiquitin carboxyl-terminal hydrolase 14, translating into MPSFKVKVKWGRELFPDINVNTDEEPILFKAQLFALTGVQPERQKIMCKGGILKDDEWNLQLKDGAVVLLLGSKEKVPEVPQTPVKFIEDMNEAEAATAMRIPAGLTNLGNTCYMNATVQCLRAVPELRKALDNFKHDSSDATSTAFTVSSAMKVVFAQMEKGTTITPIVLLQALHRASPQFAQTGENGTYRQQDANECWSEILKMLQQKLVPLSQESDNTVAEKKVHNSFIEQFFGGTFQVKMTSDEAPDEPATISTENFLQLSCFISMEVKYMQSGLKSKMKEQLVKNSESLGRDAHYTRTYLVSRLPAYLTVQFVRFQYKGKEGINAKVLKDIKFPMDFDAFELCTPELQQKLCPMRTKFKDVDDKKMDVESQINKTAKSFDVEEEIDESKYEKFSFEDDLGSNNSGFYTLKAVLTHKGRSSSSGHYVAWVRSSGDIWFKFDDDDVTSVTTDEILRLSGGGDWHCAYVLLYGPKLLDKC; encoded by the exons ATGCCGTCCTTCAAAG taaaaGTGAAATGGGGTCGCGAACTTTTTCCGGATATTAATGTGAATACCGATGAAGAGCCAATACTGTTTAAAGCCCAACTATTTGCGCTAACCGGGGTTCAACCAGAACGTCAAAAAATTATGTGTAAAGGTGGAATACTTAAGGATGATGAATGGAATTTGCAATTAAAGGAT GGTGCTGTAGTGCTCTTACTTGGCTCAAAGGAAAAAGTGCCAGAGGTGCCTCAAACAccagttaaatttattgaggATATGAACGAGGCTGAAGCGGCAACAGCG ATGCGAATCCCGGCCGGCTTAACCAACCTCGGGAATACATGCTATATGAATGCAACTGTTCAATGTTTAAGGGCAGTCCCTGAGCTGCGTAAAGCATTGGACAATTTTAAACATGATAGCTCTGATGCCACTTCAACAGCATTTACTGTCTCTTCGGCCATGAAAGTAGTATTTGCCCAGATGGAGAAAGGCACAACAATCACGCCAATTGTGCTGTTGCAGGCTCTACATCGGGCTTCGCCACAATTTGCTCAGACAGGTGAAAATGGCACCTATAGGCAGCAAGATGCCAACGAATGTTGGTCGGAGATACTGAAAATGCTGCAGCAAAAGCTTGTGCCATTAAGCCAAGAATCTGATAACACTGTTGCCGAAAAGAAAGTTCATAA CTCATTTATTGAACAATTCTTCGGAGGCACCTTTCAGGTCAAAATGACTTCTGACGAAGCTCCCGATGAGCCTGCCACAATTTCAACAGAGAATTTTTTGCAACTCAGTTGCTTTATTTCCATGGAAGTTAAGTATATGCAAAGTGGTCTCAAGTCG AAAATGAAAGAACAGCTCGTTAAAAATTCGGAATCGCTGGGTCGTGATGCACATTATACAAGAAct TATTTAGTGAGTCGCCTTCCTGCTTATCTGACCGTTCAGTTTGTTCGATTCCAATATAAAGGAAAGGAGGGTATTAATGCAAAGGTCTTGAAGGATATTAAATTTCCAATGGACTTTGATGCCTTTGAGTTATGTACTCCAGAATTGCAACAGAAGTTATGCCCGATGCGAACCAAATTTAAGGACGTGGATGACAAGAAAATGGATGTGGAATCGCAGATAAATAAGACTGCAAAATCATTCGATGTGGAGGAAGAAATTGACGAAAGCAAATATGAAAAGTTCTCATTCGAAGATGATTTGGGCAGTAACAATTCTGGATTTTACACTCTGAAAGCCGTTCTCACACACAAGGGACGCTCAAGCTCATCCGGTCATTATGTGGCCTGGGTACGATCCAGTGGCGATATTTGGTTCAAGTTTGACGATGACGACGTGACATCTGTAACAACCGACGAAATTCTACGACTGTCTGGTGGTGGCGACTGGCATTGCGCCTATGTCCTTTTGTATGGACCAAAACTTTTGGATAAGTGCTAG
- the LOC117794462 gene encoding ATPase family AAA domain-containing protein 1 has product MEHFNFGGSELTRGHMFQMLLRISIASVITYYSVKWMMNQIDPTSKSKKKAKLLAEEQLKRLRREDNFDVNLQTFTDYELMIASHLVVPADIAVKWSDIAGLDAVIQDLRESVVLPVRHRDMFKGSKLWQAPRGVLLHGPPGCGKTLIAKATAKEAGMRFINLDVAILTDKWYGESQKLASAVFSLAAKIQPCIIFVDEIDSFLRARNSNDHEATAMMKTQFMMLWDGLSTDPESAVIVMGATNRPQDLDKAILRRMPAQFHISLPSEVQRGQILKLILASEEIDSNVDYNRLAKLTNGFSGSDLREMCRNASVYRMRQFMTATDRNQQSAPSNSADINKTLISITMDDLLSSHLKMKESKMHTGNLFLENRIDLD; this is encoded by the exons atggaacattttaattttggtgGCTCGGAGTTGACTCGAGGTCACATGTTTCAAATGTTGCTTCGCATTTCAATAGCTTCGGTAATAACGTACTACTCTGTAAAATGGATGATGAATCAAATAGATCCGACAAGTAAAAGCAAGAAGAAAGCAAAGCTACTTGCAGAAGAGCAATTGAAAAG ACTTCGCAGGGAAGATAACTTTGACGTAAATTTACAGACGTTCACTGATTATGAGCTGATGATTGCATCACACTTGGTTGTTCCAGCCGACATAGCTGTCAAATGGAGCGATATAGCTGGTTTGGATGCAGTTATTCAGGATCTGCGTGAATCGGTTGTGCTGCCTGTGCGACACCGAGACATGTTCAAGGGATCAAAACTTTGGCAGGCGCCCAGAGGTGTACTGCTTCATGGGCCGCCAGGTTGCGGCAAAACCCTAATCGCCAAGGCAACAGCAAAGGAGGCCGGTATGAGGTTTATTAATTTGGATGTGGCTATACTTACCGACAAGTGGTACGGAGAATCGCAAAAACTGGCATCTGCAGTCTTTTCGCTGGCTGCAAAGATTCAGCCGTGTATTATTTTCGTTGATGAAATTGACTCGTTTCTACGAGCACGCAATTCAAATGACCATGAGGCAACTGCCATGATGAAAACCCAGTTCATGATGCTATGGGATGGCCTCAGCACAGACCCAGAGTCAGCCGTTATTGTAATGGGTGCTACCAATCGGCCACAGGACTTGGATAAGGCTATTCTACGTAGAATGCCAGCACAATTTCATATTAGCCTTCCATCCGAAGTGCAAAGAGGtcaaattcttaaattgaTATTAGCATCTGAGGAAATTGATAGCAATGTTGATTATAATCGCTTAGCTAAGCTTACCAATGGATTCTCTGGTTCTGATCTTCGGGAAATGTGCAGAAATGCTTCTGTTTACAGAATGAGACAATTTATGACAGCAACTGATAGAAACCAACAGTCGGCACCTTCAAATAGTGCCgatataaacaaaactttgATTTCCATTACAATGGATGATTTGCTGAGctcacatttaaaaatgaagGAATCCAAAATGCACACTGGTAATCTATTTTTGGAAAATCGAATAGATTTAGATTAA
- the LOC117794459 gene encoding probable G-protein coupled receptor Mth-like 3 isoform X1 — translation MSMKLVLMYFILSCVSANNSSSFEFLKCVPASTEDIQNATVDPVSMKMLDHIKSPLGFGLDWHYETITDCERTVLWNVSLSSETSIDVPPKSCMLIENSRLIVLSCKPISDVTVPSSRIGFINKCCPHGYIYSSEFSKCLIGEPDFNVYSHIFDRPMIFFDNPFQCANNKVLVEYSVAAKTVDLKESSLVWQNNSRSLKISEFCIEAINGINRNTSIMPVNKNQHYLIRTCQQSKICDSLPCVRRCCADGEIYFKYNMTTICKRDESDNLFESFSSLKINGNFTKPAEFGILHGIECPKFRLDPDSFSDEEHTISSVNGALFITSTRKKYSNSQYCIERIKNSSMTDDNLYTFVCFDSKVVGNDRIRFKMYPIGLLISCCFYAITLIVYISIEKLRNLPGKILICLVSSLLLAYLGIALGQLMPTSNNKLCIISGFLVYFFLMAAFSWMNITCFDIWKTFGSTRSKSAQRREQRTRFIWYSVYGWGLPTILTIITASLSRSDVLSENIRPNFGNGRCWFTYDTVGFASLLFFSGPLGILLIINLVLFSLTLKYCNRVKREIFRMQSSNAEKPALRSRFFMDKTRFIMNTKLCFVMGITWLLEIASILLYDHKKNFFWSISDSFNVLLGVFVFFIFVFKRRVWNEIMMKLGFQKRSDTRINGNTTCLTQSTYSAPSISMRRIDVDDGVKSLTRI, via the exons ATGAGTATGAAATTAGTTCTCATGTATTTCATTCTTAGTTGTGTTTCTGCAAACAATAGTTCGAGTTTTGAGTTTCTAAAATGTGTTCCGGCTTCGACTGAAGATATTCAAAATGCAACAGTTGATCCTGTCAGTATGAAAATGCTTGATCACATTAAAAGTCCATTGGGCTTTGGTCTGGATTGGCATTATGAAACGATTACGGACTGTGAACGCACCGTACTTTGGAATGTATCACTCTCTAGCGAAACTTCAATTGATGTTCCGCCAAAATCATGTATGCTTATCGAGAACAGTCGACTCATTGTTCTGTCGTGTAAACCCATCAGTGACGTCACAGTGCCaagttcgcgaattggtttcaTCAACAAGTGCTGCCCACACGGCTATATATACAGTTCAGAGTTCAGTAAATGCCTTATAGGTGAACCCGACTTCAACGTGTACTCTCATATCTTCGATAGACCCATGATTTTTTTCGACAATCCTTTTCAATGTGCCAACAATAAAGTTCTCGTCGAATACTCCGTAGCCGCGAAAACAGTCGATTTAAAGGAAAGTAGCCTTGTTTGGCAAAATAATAGCcgatctttaaaaataagtgaatTTTGCATTGAAGCAATCAATGGAATTAATAGAAACACCTCGATTATGCCGGTAAATAAGAatcaacattatttaatacgCACTTGTCAACAATCTAAAATTTGCGATTCGCTGCCATGTGTTCGCAGATGTTGTGCCGATGGtgaaatctattttaaatataatatgacgACGATTTGTAAAAGAGACGAAAGTGATAATTTATTCGAGAGTTTTTCAAGTTTAAAGATAAATGGAAATTTTACGAAACCCGCAG aatttggAATATTACACGGAATAGAATGTCCAAAATTTCGACTAGACCCAGACTCATTCTCAGATGAGGAACATACAATAAGCTCTGTCAACGGAGCTCTGTTTATAACCAGCACAAGAAAAAAGTATTCTAACAGTCAATATTGTATTGAGAGAATCAAAAACTCTTCAATGACCGATGATAAT CTCTAcacatttgtttgctttgattCCAAAGTTGTGGGCAATGATCGCATACGGTTCAAGATGTATCCGATTGGTCTTCTAATATCCTGTTGCTTCTATGCAATTACCCTAatagtatatatttcaatCGAAAAATTGCGTAATCTCCcaggaaaaatattaatttgcttGGTAAGCAGTCTCCTTTTGGCATATTTGGGAATTGCTTTGGGACAATTAATGCCTACCTCGAATAATAAATTGTGCATTATTTCAG GTTTTCttgtgtatttctttttaatggcCGCATTTTCTTGGATGAATATTACATGTTTTGATATATGGAAGACATTCGG gTCAACGAGATCAAAGAGTGCACAACGAAGGGAACAACGAACTCGATTTATATGGTACTCAGTGTATGGCTGGGGATTGCCAACAAttctaacaataataacagcatCATTAAGTAGATCAGATGTCTTATCAGAAAATATTCGACCCAATTTTGGTAATGGCAGATGCTGGTTTACCT ACGATACCGTTGGGTTTGCGAGCTTACTATTTTTTTCTGGACCTCTGGGAATACTACTCATCATAAACCTTGTATTATTTTCGCTAACTTTAAAGTATTGCAACAGAGTGAAAAGAGAAATATTTCGAATGCAAAGCTCCAACGCTGAAAAACCCGCACTACGAAGTCGTTTCTTCATGGATAAAACTAGGTTTATAATGAATACAAAGCTCTGCTTTGTAATGGGAATTACATGGCTATTGGAAATTGCAAGCATATTGCTATACGAtcacaaaaagaattttttctGGTCAATAAGTGATTCATTTAATGTACTGCTGggagtttttgttttctttatttttgtttttaaaagacGAGTATGGAACGAGATTATGATGAAGTTAG gTTTTCAAAAAAGAAGCGATACAAGGATAAATGGAAATACTACATGTTTAACTCAATCAACTTATTCGGCACCGAGTATCTCCATGAGGAGAATTGATGTAGACGATGGCGTGAAATCCCTTACACGAATTTAG
- the LOC117794459 gene encoding G-protein coupled receptor Mth2 isoform X2 encodes MELIETPRLCRCCADGEIYFKYNMTTICKRDESDNLFESFSSLKINGNFTKPAEFGILHGIECPKFRLDPDSFSDEEHTISSVNGALFITSTRKKYSNSQYCIERIKNSSMTDDNLYTFVCFDSKVVGNDRIRFKMYPIGLLISCCFYAITLIVYISIEKLRNLPGKILICLVSSLLLAYLGIALGQLMPTSNNKLCIISGFLVYFFLMAAFSWMNITCFDIWKTFGSTRSKSAQRREQRTRFIWYSVYGWGLPTILTIITASLSRSDVLSENIRPNFGNGRCWFTYDTVGFASLLFFSGPLGILLIINLVLFSLTLKYCNRVKREIFRMQSSNAEKPALRSRFFMDKTRFIMNTKLCFVMGITWLLEIASILLYDHKKNFFWSISDSFNVLLGVFVFFIFVFKRRVWNEIMMKLGFQKRSDTRINGNTTCLTQSTYSAPSISMRRIDVDDGVKSLTRI; translated from the exons ATGGAATTAATAGAAACACCTCGATTATGCCG ATGTTGTGCCGATGGtgaaatctattttaaatataatatgacgACGATTTGTAAAAGAGACGAAAGTGATAATTTATTCGAGAGTTTTTCAAGTTTAAAGATAAATGGAAATTTTACGAAACCCGCAG aatttggAATATTACACGGAATAGAATGTCCAAAATTTCGACTAGACCCAGACTCATTCTCAGATGAGGAACATACAATAAGCTCTGTCAACGGAGCTCTGTTTATAACCAGCACAAGAAAAAAGTATTCTAACAGTCAATATTGTATTGAGAGAATCAAAAACTCTTCAATGACCGATGATAAT CTCTAcacatttgtttgctttgattCCAAAGTTGTGGGCAATGATCGCATACGGTTCAAGATGTATCCGATTGGTCTTCTAATATCCTGTTGCTTCTATGCAATTACCCTAatagtatatatttcaatCGAAAAATTGCGTAATCTCCcaggaaaaatattaatttgcttGGTAAGCAGTCTCCTTTTGGCATATTTGGGAATTGCTTTGGGACAATTAATGCCTACCTCGAATAATAAATTGTGCATTATTTCAG GTTTTCttgtgtatttctttttaatggcCGCATTTTCTTGGATGAATATTACATGTTTTGATATATGGAAGACATTCGG gTCAACGAGATCAAAGAGTGCACAACGAAGGGAACAACGAACTCGATTTATATGGTACTCAGTGTATGGCTGGGGATTGCCAACAAttctaacaataataacagcatCATTAAGTAGATCAGATGTCTTATCAGAAAATATTCGACCCAATTTTGGTAATGGCAGATGCTGGTTTACCT ACGATACCGTTGGGTTTGCGAGCTTACTATTTTTTTCTGGACCTCTGGGAATACTACTCATCATAAACCTTGTATTATTTTCGCTAACTTTAAAGTATTGCAACAGAGTGAAAAGAGAAATATTTCGAATGCAAAGCTCCAACGCTGAAAAACCCGCACTACGAAGTCGTTTCTTCATGGATAAAACTAGGTTTATAATGAATACAAAGCTCTGCTTTGTAATGGGAATTACATGGCTATTGGAAATTGCAAGCATATTGCTATACGAtcacaaaaagaattttttctGGTCAATAAGTGATTCATTTAATGTACTGCTGggagtttttgttttctttatttttgtttttaaaagacGAGTATGGAACGAGATTATGATGAAGTTAG gTTTTCAAAAAAGAAGCGATACAAGGATAAATGGAAATACTACATGTTTAACTCAATCAACTTATTCGGCACCGAGTATCTCCATGAGGAGAATTGATGTAGACGATGGCGTGAAATCCCTTACACGAATTTAG
- the LOC117794459 gene encoding uncharacterized protein LOC117794459 isoform X3: MSMKLVLMYFILSCVSANNSSSFEFLKCVPASTEDIQNATVDPVSMKMLDHIKSPLGFGLDWHYETITDCERTVLWNVSLSSETSIDVPPKSCMLIENSRLIVLSCKPISDVTVPSSRIGFINKCCPHGYIYSSEFSKCLIGEPDFNVYSHIFDRPMIFFDNPFQCANNKVLVEYSVAAKTVDLKESSLVWQNNSRSLKISEFCIEAINGINRNTSIMPVNKNQHYLIRTCQQSKICDSLPCVRRCCADGEIYFKYNMTTICKRDESDNLFESFSSLKINGNFTKPAEFGILHGIECPKFRLDPDSFSDEEHTISSVNGALFITSTRKKYSNSQYCIERIKNSSMTDDNNSSTHLFALIPKLWAMIAYGSRCIRLVF, encoded by the exons ATGAGTATGAAATTAGTTCTCATGTATTTCATTCTTAGTTGTGTTTCTGCAAACAATAGTTCGAGTTTTGAGTTTCTAAAATGTGTTCCGGCTTCGACTGAAGATATTCAAAATGCAACAGTTGATCCTGTCAGTATGAAAATGCTTGATCACATTAAAAGTCCATTGGGCTTTGGTCTGGATTGGCATTATGAAACGATTACGGACTGTGAACGCACCGTACTTTGGAATGTATCACTCTCTAGCGAAACTTCAATTGATGTTCCGCCAAAATCATGTATGCTTATCGAGAACAGTCGACTCATTGTTCTGTCGTGTAAACCCATCAGTGACGTCACAGTGCCaagttcgcgaattggtttcaTCAACAAGTGCTGCCCACACGGCTATATATACAGTTCAGAGTTCAGTAAATGCCTTATAGGTGAACCCGACTTCAACGTGTACTCTCATATCTTCGATAGACCCATGATTTTTTTCGACAATCCTTTTCAATGTGCCAACAATAAAGTTCTCGTCGAATACTCCGTAGCCGCGAAAACAGTCGATTTAAAGGAAAGTAGCCTTGTTTGGCAAAATAATAGCcgatctttaaaaataagtgaatTTTGCATTGAAGCAATCAATGGAATTAATAGAAACACCTCGATTATGCCGGTAAATAAGAatcaacattatttaatacgCACTTGTCAACAATCTAAAATTTGCGATTCGCTGCCATGTGTTCGCAGATGTTGTGCCGATGGtgaaatctattttaaatataatatgacgACGATTTGTAAAAGAGACGAAAGTGATAATTTATTCGAGAGTTTTTCAAGTTTAAAGATAAATGGAAATTTTACGAAACCCGCAG aatttggAATATTACACGGAATAGAATGTCCAAAATTTCGACTAGACCCAGACTCATTCTCAGATGAGGAACATACAATAAGCTCTGTCAACGGAGCTCTGTTTATAACCAGCACAAGAAAAAAGTATTCTAACAGTCAATATTGTATTGAGAGAATCAAAAACTCTTCAATGACCGATGATAAT AACAGCTCTAcacatttgtttgctttgattCCAAAGTTGTGGGCAATGATCGCATACGGTTCAAGATGTATCCGATTGGTCTTCTAA
- the LOC117780134 gene encoding 28S ribosomal protein S7, mitochondrial has protein sequence MAYACCATKNILRVSQCTRLMSVYPSHYVNPIVEKKLQSTKGNELSHIPIKAAPNDLNDTIFYGQLKQKFLNYITKEGNAVLAKELLTKTFEAIKRTQIERLNLGTADQEKVITDAETLLINAIENSRPLLTLSAIKRGGVKYQVPIPLTERKSYFLAMKWILDAAREKERKVKLPDKLAWEILDAACGQGRVIKKKDDLHRQCETNRAYAHYRWS, from the exons atggcATACGCATGTTGTGccaccaaaaatattttgag GGTATCACAATGCACCCGATTAATGTCGGTCTACCCTTCACATTATGTGAATCCAATTGTTGAGAAAAAGTTGCAGAGCACCAAAGGAAATGAGCTCTCTCATATACCAATCAAAGCGGCTCCAAATGACTTGAACGACACAATATTTTATGGGCAACTGAAACAGAAATTTCTTAACTATATTACTAAGGAAGGTAATGCCGTTTTAGCCAAAGAGCTGCTAACCAAAACTTTTGAGGCAATTAAACGGACACAAATTGAGCGATTGAATCTTGGCACAGCTGATCAAGAGAAAGTTATTACTGATGCGGAAACTCTTCTTATAAATGCCATTGAAAACTCTCGACCTTTGTTAACGCTTTCCGCAATTAAAAGAGGCGGAGTTAAGTATCAAGTTCCAATTCCGCTGACCGAACGAAAATCCTACTTTCTTGCTATGAAATGGATTTTGGATGCCGCACGCGAAAAAGAGCGTAAAGTGAAGTTGCCTGACAAGCTGGCTTGGGAAATCTTAGATGCTGCCTGTGGACAAGGAAGAGTCATTAAAAAGAAGGACGATTTACATAGGCAATGTGAAACCAATCGTGCTTACGCTCATTACAGATGGAGctaa